A region of Dermabacter vaginalis DNA encodes the following proteins:
- a CDS encoding GNAT family N-acetyltransferase encodes MDLDVRHARLSDAFAVSEFAARTFPLACPPTLARAHIDAHIRENLSPKQFDVHIAHPDHDVLAAAVGPEILGYALALFGPDGSPAPGLGVTLNPAGLLSKCYTDPKVHGTKAGASLLVAAEERARERHAEGLWLNTNAQNIRAQRFYRKHGFSCVGNIDFVVGGIVHHDPVFEKRV; translated from the coding sequence ATGGACTTGGATGTGCGACATGCCCGCCTCTCCGATGCGTTCGCTGTTAGCGAATTTGCGGCGCGAACCTTCCCCTTGGCGTGCCCGCCGACGCTTGCAAGAGCCCACATCGACGCCCATATCCGTGAGAATCTTTCTCCCAAACAATTTGATGTGCACATCGCCCATCCGGACCACGATGTACTCGCGGCAGCCGTCGGACCTGAAATCCTTGGGTACGCACTCGCACTTTTCGGGCCTGACGGTTCCCCCGCTCCGGGCCTTGGCGTCACGCTCAACCCCGCGGGCCTCCTTTCAAAGTGCTACACGGACCCAAAGGTGCACGGCACCAAAGCAGGGGCCAGCCTCCTTGTCGCGGCCGAAGAGCGCGCTCGTGAACGCCACGCGGAAGGCCTATGGCTCAATACCAATGCGCAGAACATCCGGGCGCAGCGTTTCTACCGCAAGCACGGATTCAGTTGCGTTGGCAATATCGATTTCGTCGTGGGAGGGATTGTGCACCACGACCCCGTGTTCGAAAAGCGGGTTTAG
- a CDS encoding inorganic phosphate transporter, translating to MSHDVLEPKRQFLGPDRNWHLAFGVLTLGTLILCIYWALGYTGTGSWGILITTIVVGLFMAFNIGGNDVANSFGTSVGAGTLSMKQALMVAAIFEVSGAVIAGGDVTETVRSGIVDLNAFTVQPIDFAFIMMSALLGAALWLLVATKMGWPVSTTHSIVGGIVGAAVTLGLVTGTGGFDMVQWGEIGKIALSWVASPLLGGIVAYILFGAIKRYILVYNEEADEKLRQLKIDRAAHREKHKKAFERLTEIQQIAYTNAMARDASTIQSDPDYNVEDLDSDYYRELHDIEERAEHINAHRALDTWVPLLAAAGSIVISSMLLFKGLKNLHLDIDNAGNILIMAMVGAAVWMAVFIFAKTLKKEDLSRSTFLLFSWMQVFTASAFAFSHGSNDIANAVGPFAAVLDVLKTGTISADATVPAALMLSAGIGLICGLWFIGRNVIKTVGTGLTKMHPASGFAAELSAAGVVMGASMIGIPVSSTHILIGAILGIGLVNKAANWKLMKPIALAWVITLPAAAAIGAVGIVTLRAVFG from the coding sequence ATGTCTCACGACGTCCTCGAACCAAAGCGCCAGTTCCTTGGCCCCGATCGCAATTGGCACCTTGCCTTCGGTGTCCTCACACTCGGCACGCTCATTTTGTGCATCTACTGGGCGCTTGGCTACACCGGCACTGGATCGTGGGGCATCCTCATCACGACCATCGTCGTGGGCCTGTTCATGGCGTTCAACATCGGCGGCAACGATGTCGCCAACTCGTTCGGCACGTCCGTGGGCGCGGGAACGCTCAGCATGAAGCAGGCACTCATGGTTGCCGCGATCTTCGAAGTGAGCGGCGCCGTGATCGCGGGCGGCGATGTCACCGAGACTGTGCGAAGTGGCATCGTTGACCTCAACGCCTTCACCGTCCAGCCAATCGACTTTGCCTTCATCATGATGTCGGCTCTCCTTGGCGCGGCTCTCTGGCTCCTCGTGGCGACGAAGATGGGCTGGCCCGTCTCGACGACCCACTCGATCGTCGGCGGCATCGTTGGCGCGGCCGTGACACTCGGACTCGTCACGGGCACCGGTGGTTTCGACATGGTGCAGTGGGGCGAAATCGGCAAGATCGCGCTGTCCTGGGTCGCGTCACCTCTCCTCGGCGGGATCGTCGCCTACATTCTCTTCGGGGCGATCAAGCGCTACATCCTCGTGTACAACGAAGAAGCCGATGAAAAGCTCCGCCAGCTCAAGATCGACCGCGCTGCGCACCGTGAAAAACACAAGAAGGCATTCGAACGCCTCACGGAGATCCAGCAGATCGCTTACACGAACGCGATGGCGCGCGACGCGTCGACGATTCAGTCGGACCCCGATTACAACGTTGAAGATCTTGACTCGGACTACTACCGCGAACTCCACGACATTGAAGAGCGCGCCGAGCACATCAACGCCCACCGCGCCCTCGACACGTGGGTTCCTCTCCTTGCGGCTGCAGGCTCGATCGTGATCTCTTCTATGCTCCTCTTCAAAGGCCTGAAGAACCTGCACCTCGACATCGATAACGCGGGCAACATCCTCATCATGGCGATGGTGGGTGCTGCCGTGTGGATGGCCGTGTTCATTTTCGCGAAAACCCTCAAGAAAGAAGATCTCTCCCGCTCGACCTTCCTCCTGTTCTCGTGGATGCAGGTGTTCACCGCCTCGGCGTTCGCCTTCAGCCACGGATCGAACGACATCGCGAACGCCGTTGGCCCGTTTGCCGCGGTGCTCGACGTTCTCAAGACCGGCACAATCTCCGCCGACGCAACGGTGCCCGCAGCACTCATGCTGAGCGCCGGCATAGGCCTGATCTGTGGCCTGTGGTTCATCGGCCGCAACGTCATCAAGACCGTTGGTACGGGCCTCACGAAGATGCACCCCGCCTCCGGCTTTGCCGCCGAACTTTCCGCCGCGGGCGTCGTGATGGGGGCGTCGATGATTGGTATTCCGGTCTCCTCGACTCACATCCTGATCGGCGCAATCCTCGGCATCGGTCTCGTGAACAAGGCGGCGAACTGGAAACTCATGAAACCGATTGCCCTCGCCTGGGTCATTACGCTTCCGGCGGCGGCTGCCATCGGCGCGGTGGGCATCGTGACCCTGAGGGCCGTTTTCGGCTAA
- a CDS encoding threonine/serine exporter family protein has protein sequence MRDERMRALATAARTLVGYGHLTSEAISAVESLSARLGLPVRCIVEWNRVVLVDLDGLAHTTVHVRPEAINMARVNATLRAIDSLPAGGAIGDRELARLNSRLDEAASISHAPLWLFVLACIAGAWGLALIYGARSPLSYVLMAIAAGVGGVVRRWLGSHGIAVPGQALAAAMLAGILGGVADHLGIASTARLVAVCPAMILVPGPHLINGALDVTGKNVTVGWHRLVYGGIILAAISGGLVVGLLLVGSDLPVTAGARTPSLWVDALAAALAAMAFSVYFSMPLTQAAWPILVGGIIHAGRWILMVVCGVNVINGDLAACILAGLVLSAVAHRKRLSFAGVGFAAIVALVPGIYLFRAVAGMVQLTARPNTVVVVGVAQDFSTALLILAAMTFGLILSHGFIMRWRAVAR, from the coding sequence ATGCGAGACGAGCGGATGCGGGCTCTCGCAACCGCGGCACGAACCCTCGTGGGGTACGGCCACCTCACGTCGGAGGCAATCTCCGCGGTCGAATCCCTGAGCGCTCGACTCGGCTTGCCGGTGCGGTGCATCGTTGAATGGAACCGCGTCGTCCTCGTCGATCTCGACGGCCTTGCTCATACAACCGTGCACGTGCGACCCGAGGCAATCAACATGGCGCGCGTGAACGCGACGCTACGAGCGATTGATTCGCTTCCGGCCGGCGGGGCCATCGGCGATCGTGAACTCGCGCGGCTCAATTCTCGGCTGGACGAAGCGGCTTCGATTTCGCACGCCCCGCTATGGCTTTTCGTCCTCGCCTGCATTGCGGGTGCCTGGGGGCTCGCCCTGATCTACGGGGCGCGGAGCCCTCTGTCCTACGTCCTGATGGCGATTGCCGCGGGAGTGGGCGGGGTTGTGAGACGCTGGCTCGGATCCCACGGGATTGCCGTGCCGGGCCAGGCGCTTGCGGCTGCCATGCTCGCGGGGATTCTGGGCGGAGTCGCCGATCACCTCGGTATCGCCTCGACAGCCCGGCTCGTGGCGGTGTGCCCCGCCATGATTCTCGTGCCGGGCCCCCACCTCATCAACGGCGCGCTCGACGTCACAGGCAAGAACGTCACGGTGGGGTGGCATCGCCTTGTGTATGGCGGCATCATCCTCGCGGCGATCAGCGGCGGACTCGTCGTGGGCCTTCTCTTGGTCGGGAGCGACCTCCCCGTTACGGCAGGAGCTCGCACGCCTTCGCTGTGGGTCGATGCGCTCGCGGCAGCGCTCGCCGCAATGGCGTTCAGCGTCTATTTCTCCATGCCGCTCACGCAGGCGGCATGGCCCATCCTCGTCGGGGGAATTATCCATGCAGGCCGTTGGATTCTCATGGTCGTGTGCGGCGTCAACGTCATCAACGGCGACCTCGCGGCGTGCATCCTCGCCGGGCTCGTGTTAAGCGCCGTTGCGCACCGCAAACGGCTGTCGTTCGCAGGCGTCGGATTTGCCGCGATCGTTGCACTTGTGCCCGGCATCTACCTCTTCAGGGCTGTTGCGGGGATGGTGCAGCTGACGGCGCGGCCCAACACGGTTGTCGTGGTCGGCGTCGCGCAGGATTTCTCCACCGCCCTGCTGATCCTCGCGGCAATGACCTTTGGGCTCATCCTTTCCCATGGTTTTATCATGAGGTGGCGCGCGGTCGCGCGGTAG
- a CDS encoding MMPL family transporter: MLDYCASLIVRARHLIVALAALCAVFFGALIPFVDVNADMAKYLPSASPMRAGTEVLTDQFDDPDLSTFRVMVEGLADDSERTEALAALEKLEGAHRVTSSTNATAADGDPARYINGDHTLFVVSSESDYADPAATSLAEELSALSESGLNGHPLTFTSDNPSTSGELPLWIAAIAVALLAAILIAMSASWIEPLLYLATIGIAVLLNMGSNVFLGEIAEVTFSIAAILQLVLSMDYSIILANRYRQERAAQKSRGVDSVPEASAIAMRRALPKAFSAIASASITTIVGLLMLIFMSFKVGADLGIVLAKGVAISMLTVFTVLPALLVMCDALIARTPKPFLSPRLGVLARLEHAARWVVLAVFIAILAGSAFLQSRTETAYTLSTPDRVAEHFAPDNDIALVYLNSNAEHIHEIADAAKRDPHAISVMGYPTTVGAPLTKGEMKSTLEEFGGSHDSRSASGSTDGSDGSLALNDTALSMVYFAYHDGQAGTMTLREFVAAAREAENLSQRGGLASFTSGSIGRFEGVDALEHALESGQVPGDVRGREFTPGQLASALNSMKERESEGGHAGGASDAAPLNEDDLTQLFMLHRALHESDPSWTMSIDGLVHFLLEESGQGGRFEGQLSTEQVSQLENAAADIGDVRTRFVGTEFSRLIIRTDYPKESPETLAFVENLVDLADAKVPGEHFFVGASVMVYEMRAGFGAENVKIALFTAAAIFIIVALTFRSIAVPAILVLLVQVGVFLTVSTVGLQGYSMYYLAMLIVQCILMGATIDYAIVLTTYYREARQKHGVRDSLARAYDGSIHTILTSGLIMVLVTGAIGFLFSNPTVAQICRTIAIGALAAIILIVGVLPALLAVLDRVVAPKDAAPRA; this comes from the coding sequence ATGCTTGATTATTGTGCGTCTCTCATCGTTCGCGCGCGGCACCTCATCGTCGCCCTTGCGGCATTGTGCGCGGTGTTCTTTGGCGCATTGATTCCCTTCGTCGACGTGAATGCCGACATGGCGAAGTACCTGCCATCCGCATCACCGATGCGCGCAGGTACCGAAGTCCTCACCGACCAGTTCGATGACCCCGATCTTTCGACATTTCGAGTCATGGTGGAGGGACTCGCTGACGACTCGGAGCGCACAGAGGCCCTCGCTGCCCTCGAGAAGCTTGAGGGGGCTCACCGCGTCACCTCCTCAACGAATGCCACTGCTGCCGACGGCGACCCAGCTCGATACATCAACGGTGACCACACACTCTTCGTCGTCTCCTCCGAATCCGACTACGCAGACCCGGCGGCGACATCCCTAGCCGAGGAACTCTCCGCACTGAGCGAGTCCGGACTGAACGGGCACCCCCTCACTTTCACGAGCGATAATCCGTCGACGAGCGGTGAGCTTCCCCTGTGGATCGCGGCCATAGCCGTCGCCCTGCTCGCCGCAATCCTCATCGCGATGAGTGCGTCGTGGATCGAGCCTCTGCTCTATCTCGCGACGATCGGCATCGCCGTGCTGCTCAACATGGGATCCAACGTCTTCCTTGGCGAAATCGCCGAAGTGACGTTTTCGATTGCCGCGATCCTCCAGCTCGTCTTGTCGATGGATTACTCGATCATCCTCGCCAATCGGTATCGGCAAGAACGCGCCGCGCAGAAAAGCCGCGGTGTGGACTCCGTACCGGAGGCGAGCGCAATCGCCATGCGCCGAGCCCTGCCCAAGGCCTTCAGCGCAATCGCCTCGGCATCGATCACGACCATCGTTGGCCTTCTCATGCTCATCTTCATGAGCTTCAAGGTTGGCGCTGACCTTGGCATCGTCCTTGCCAAGGGCGTGGCGATCTCGATGCTGACCGTTTTCACGGTCCTTCCCGCGCTCCTTGTCATGTGCGACGCCTTGATAGCGCGCACACCAAAACCGTTCCTCAGTCCCCGCCTGGGCGTGCTCGCTCGGCTCGAGCACGCTGCACGATGGGTCGTGCTCGCTGTGTTCATCGCCATTCTCGCGGGTTCCGCGTTTCTCCAGTCCCGCACGGAGACGGCGTACACCCTTTCGACCCCCGACCGGGTCGCCGAGCATTTCGCCCCCGATAACGACATCGCGCTCGTCTACCTCAATTCGAACGCTGAGCACATTCATGAGATTGCTGATGCCGCGAAGCGCGATCCGCACGCGATCAGCGTGATGGGCTACCCCACGACCGTCGGGGCGCCTCTCACGAAGGGCGAGATGAAAAGCACCCTGGAGGAATTTGGGGGCTCGCACGACTCCCGGAGCGCGAGTGGGAGCACGGACGGGTCCGACGGCTCCTTGGCCCTCAACGACACGGCCCTTTCGATGGTGTATTTCGCCTACCACGACGGTCAGGCGGGGACGATGACGCTACGAGAATTCGTGGCTGCCGCTCGCGAGGCTGAAAACCTCAGCCAGAGGGGCGGACTCGCCTCTTTCACCTCGGGCAGCATCGGCCGGTTTGAAGGAGTCGACGCTCTCGAGCACGCACTCGAGTCAGGTCAGGTCCCCGGTGACGTTCGGGGCCGTGAGTTCACCCCGGGGCAGCTAGCGTCGGCCCTGAACAGCATGAAGGAGCGCGAGAGCGAGGGCGGCCACGCAGGCGGCGCGAGCGACGCGGCTCCTCTCAATGAAGACGATCTCACTCAGCTCTTCATGCTGCACCGCGCGCTTCATGAATCGGATCCGTCCTGGACGATGTCGATCGATGGCCTCGTGCACTTCCTGCTCGAGGAGTCCGGGCAGGGCGGGCGATTTGAGGGGCAACTGAGCACTGAGCAGGTCTCCCAACTCGAGAACGCCGCAGCAGACATCGGCGATGTTCGCACGCGGTTCGTGGGAACCGAGTTCTCGCGCTTGATTATCCGTACTGACTACCCGAAGGAAAGCCCGGAAACTCTCGCGTTCGTCGAGAATCTCGTCGATCTCGCAGACGCCAAGGTTCCCGGTGAGCATTTCTTCGTGGGCGCCTCCGTGATGGTGTACGAAATGCGCGCGGGATTCGGCGCGGAAAATGTGAAGATCGCGCTTTTCACTGCGGCCGCGATATTCATCATTGTGGCGCTCACGTTCCGCTCGATCGCAGTGCCGGCGATTCTTGTGTTGCTTGTGCAGGTGGGCGTCTTTCTCACCGTGAGCACCGTCGGGCTCCAGGGATACAGCATGTACTACCTCGCGATGCTCATCGTGCAGTGCATTTTGATGGGAGCCACGATCGATTACGCGATCGTCCTCACGACGTACTACCGGGAGGCGCGGCAGAAGCACGGGGTGCGAGATTCGCTTGCGCGCGCCTATGACGGTTCGATTCACACAATCCTCACCTCGGGCCTCATCATGGTGCTGGTGACCGGCGCGATCGGTTTTCTGTTCTCAAATCCGACGGTTGCCCAAATCTGTCGAACCATCGCGATCGGGGCGTTGGCGGCGATCATCCTGATCGTGGGAGTTCTGCCTGCGCTGCTCGCCGTTCTCGACCGGGTGGTGGCTCCGAAAGACGCGGCACCACGCGCATAG
- a CDS encoding phosphoribosyltransferase, whose translation MTGAYHADSSDLQVKEVLTWDTFGTASRELAQAIADSDFEPEIIIAVARGGLLPAGSLAYALGLKLADAINVEFYTDVHETLPDPVLLAPLLDTEAIEGKRLLVVDDVADSGRTLALVLELLEAQGAEARSAVLYSKPTSVVEPHFVWKHTADWIVFPWSAEPPVTPTEK comes from the coding sequence GTGACTGGCGCCTACCACGCCGACTCGAGCGATCTGCAGGTCAAGGAGGTCCTCACGTGGGACACCTTCGGCACCGCGAGTCGCGAGCTTGCCCAGGCCATCGCCGATTCGGATTTCGAGCCCGAAATCATCATTGCGGTGGCGCGCGGCGGTCTTCTGCCAGCGGGGTCCCTCGCTTACGCTCTGGGACTCAAACTTGCCGACGCTATCAACGTCGAGTTTTACACCGACGTGCACGAGACCCTTCCCGATCCGGTCCTTCTCGCGCCGCTCCTTGACACCGAGGCTATTGAAGGCAAGCGCCTGCTCGTCGTCGACGATGTTGCCGATTCCGGCCGCACCCTCGCGCTCGTACTCGAGCTTCTCGAGGCTCAAGGAGCCGAGGCGCGCTCCGCGGTCCTGTACTCGAAGCCGACGTCGGTTGTCGAGCCGCACTTCGTGTGGAAGCACACCGCCGACTGGATCGTGTTCCCCTGGTCGGCTGAACCGCCAGTCACCCCCACGGAAAAGTAG
- a CDS encoding DUF808 domain-containing protein: MAIGFAALLDDIAALARMAAANADDVAAASMKVSAKAAGVVVDDAAVAPQYVRGVNPKRELPIIWKITKGSLLNKAIILVFALLLSQFAPWVLTPLLMLGGTYLCFEGAHKIWELVTGDKAAKDSEPSVVKGEEAEKKVVSGAVRTDFILSAEIMVISLNEVADQPLVDRALILVVVAIVITLAVYGVVGLLVKMDDVGLALTKRDSGAAKTFGAWLVRAMPVVMTIISYVGMFAMLWVGGHIMLTGLDELGLHAPYALVHHLAEGVEGIAGVGGVLAWLVDTLCALVFGLAWGAVVAGVWALIPWGKKAH, from the coding sequence ATGGCCATTGGCTTTGCCGCACTGCTCGACGATATCGCCGCCCTCGCGCGCATGGCCGCGGCCAATGCGGACGATGTTGCCGCCGCATCAATGAAGGTCAGCGCCAAGGCAGCGGGAGTCGTCGTTGACGACGCAGCCGTAGCTCCGCAATACGTGCGCGGCGTCAACCCCAAGCGCGAGCTGCCGATCATTTGGAAAATCACGAAGGGCTCCTTGCTCAACAAGGCCATCATCCTCGTGTTCGCACTCCTCCTTTCGCAGTTTGCGCCGTGGGTCCTCACGCCGCTTCTCATGCTCGGCGGAACGTACCTATGCTTCGAGGGCGCGCACAAGATTTGGGAGCTCGTGACGGGCGATAAGGCCGCCAAGGACTCAGAACCCTCCGTCGTGAAAGGCGAAGAGGCCGAAAAGAAGGTCGTATCGGGGGCCGTGCGCACCGACTTCATCCTCTCCGCCGAGATTATGGTGATCTCTCTCAACGAGGTCGCTGACCAGCCCCTCGTGGACCGTGCCCTCATCCTCGTGGTCGTCGCGATTGTCATCACTCTCGCCGTTTACGGCGTCGTGGGGCTCCTCGTGAAGATGGATGACGTTGGGCTCGCGCTCACGAAACGAGACTCAGGCGCCGCGAAGACGTTCGGCGCATGGCTTGTGCGGGCTATGCCTGTCGTCATGACCATCATCAGCTACGTCGGCATGTTCGCCATGCTGTGGGTGGGAGGTCACATCATGCTCACGGGCCTCGACGAACTCGGGCTGCACGCACCGTACGCCCTCGTTCACCACCTCGCTGAGGGTGTCGAGGGAATCGCGGGCGTAGGCGGCGTGCTCGCCTGGCTCGTCGATACGCTGTGCGCCCTGGTGTTCGGCCTCGCGTGGGGCGCCGTCGTGGCTGGCGTGTGGGCGCTGATCCCGTGGGGGAAGAAAGCCCACTAG
- a CDS encoding MFS transporter, whose product MSAVPPTVTGSIPAINPEVDPSTLPEAAPNSEPERSNWIAVVALALGIFTLITIEELPIGVLTLISNDLGVSRGTVGLAVTLPGVIAGVVALLVPSVTRSLNRKTVLLLALLSVVVSCTISFFSTSWPLFLASRIFTGIAIGMNWPVLPLVAVGQVKKEDRTTALTIAFAGNGSALVLGLPLATWLGTVLGWRGAFAATGILALVVGLMMVAMVRPVQSAAVETVRSTLGAVKIRGVRYAFVLTLIIVTGQFVSYSYVSPILQDFAHVDLEKISMYLLLYGALGLIGNFAAGPLIKRSAALAVLVLAVGTALSLTLVATVMSAPVNALLIIAAWGFFGGMASVSIQSLVNAEAGDRVEAGTALNSAAFNISIGGGAIIGGLIVDSAGLRAAVWVSTAAIALGALIVTRFIALTHRRATR is encoded by the coding sequence GTGTCGGCTGTTCCTCCTACCGTGACAGGCTCGATTCCCGCGATCAACCCGGAGGTCGATCCGTCGACCCTCCCGGAGGCAGCACCGAACAGCGAGCCGGAGCGCTCGAATTGGATCGCGGTGGTCGCGCTGGCTCTCGGGATCTTCACGCTTATCACCATCGAAGAGCTTCCCATTGGCGTGCTTACGCTTATCTCCAACGACCTCGGTGTGAGCCGAGGAACCGTCGGACTCGCCGTGACCCTCCCCGGGGTGATCGCGGGCGTTGTGGCCCTGCTCGTGCCGAGCGTGACTCGCTCCTTGAACCGCAAGACCGTGCTGCTACTCGCTCTTCTCTCAGTGGTCGTGAGCTGCACGATCTCCTTCTTTTCCACCTCGTGGCCGCTTTTTCTTGCCTCGCGCATTTTCACCGGGATTGCCATCGGGATGAACTGGCCCGTGCTTCCGCTCGTCGCGGTTGGCCAGGTGAAAAAAGAGGACCGCACGACTGCATTGACCATTGCGTTTGCCGGGAACGGGAGCGCGCTCGTGCTTGGCCTGCCTCTTGCGACGTGGCTCGGAACGGTGCTCGGATGGCGCGGAGCGTTCGCTGCCACGGGTATTCTCGCCCTCGTCGTGGGCCTCATGATGGTCGCCATGGTCAGGCCCGTGCAGTCGGCCGCGGTGGAAACCGTGCGCTCGACCCTCGGCGCTGTAAAGATCCGCGGCGTGCGCTACGCATTTGTGCTGACGCTCATTATCGTGACCGGCCAGTTCGTCTCGTACAGCTACGTGAGCCCGATCCTTCAAGACTTTGCCCACGTCGATCTCGAAAAGATCAGCATGTACCTGCTGCTTTACGGGGCGCTCGGCCTCATCGGAAACTTCGCCGCGGGCCCGCTCATCAAACGCTCGGCTGCCCTGGCGGTTCTTGTCCTTGCGGTGGGTACGGCGCTTTCGCTGACGCTCGTCGCGACCGTGATGTCCGCCCCCGTCAATGCTCTTCTCATCATCGCTGCGTGGGGCTTTTTTGGCGGCATGGCCTCAGTGTCGATTCAGTCGCTCGTCAACGCTGAGGCGGGGGATCGGGTCGAGGCGGGCACTGCCCTCAATAGCGCGGCATTCAACATCTCGATCGGTGGGGGCGCGATCATTGGTGGCCTCATCGTGGATAGCGCCGGGCTTCGCGCGGCGGTCTGGGTGTCGACGGCTGCCATCGCCCTCGGTGCCCTTATCGTGACGCGGTTCATCGCACTCACGCACAGGCGAGCCACGAGGTAA
- a CDS encoding ribbon-helix-helix protein, CopG family yields the protein MGKKRIIHGREVSEGQVQAWADEAEAGYDVEELARRWGRPPRAEKASKVIPTRFSDDELASLMERAEREGIDRSTAIRAAVRQWAAA from the coding sequence GTGGGTAAGAAAAGAATCATCCACGGCCGAGAAGTAAGCGAAGGCCAAGTGCAGGCCTGGGCCGACGAAGCCGAGGCTGGATACGACGTTGAAGAACTCGCCCGTCGTTGGGGCCGCCCACCACGCGCCGAGAAAGCCTCCAAAGTCATCCCCACACGCTTTTCTGACGATGAATTAGCCAGCCTCATGGAACGCGCTGAACGCGAAGGGATCGACCGTTCGACAGCAATCCGCGCCGCCGTCAGGCAGTGGGCCGCCGCATGA
- a CDS encoding MFS transporter, with amino-acid sequence MSIIAISLLGFSTTQIGVLDFLEAGAAIFLALPIGLLVDRYKPQTVLALSLALKVLLGASLCLGLHFGLENPVFFMAIVFFLGVSIIASENAQTSLVPFIARADDRIENAVSRMAMADSIAGVIAPAAAGLALTFFGTTPTTGVAILFFALSLFFALRILQRLRQQQFSSNQNTTIHSADESSESTHPGKDNRPLSQKLTDGFRILGTNRFLLGAVCLISAGNVGLALSDSMVSVVILRVLDLGMPFFGILGTVSAAVGILAAVIAPRVMNAIPVRTLYIWSSITQAIVACLPILALLIPSWAHTLFLIKSVCWAFTLTIANIAGFSYVAKAVDKKYLGRTSAAMRMVTMGTVPFAALLGGVLADVGAITVPLIIWPIFTAAAVTAYIVLTRQSA; translated from the coding sequence ATGTCAATCATCGCAATTTCACTCCTTGGCTTCTCTACCACCCAGATAGGGGTTCTGGACTTCCTCGAGGCGGGAGCTGCAATCTTCTTGGCGCTCCCCATCGGGCTTCTGGTTGACCGCTACAAACCGCAGACAGTCCTAGCGCTCTCCCTTGCACTCAAGGTACTTCTCGGCGCATCCCTGTGCCTCGGTCTCCACTTTGGGCTGGAAAATCCTGTGTTTTTCATGGCAATCGTCTTTTTCCTTGGGGTGTCGATAATTGCTTCGGAAAATGCCCAAACGAGTCTCGTGCCCTTTATCGCCAGGGCTGACGACCGGATCGAAAACGCTGTGTCTAGGATGGCGATGGCGGATTCCATTGCAGGGGTCATCGCGCCTGCGGCAGCCGGCCTAGCGTTGACCTTCTTCGGCACTACCCCAACTACCGGTGTCGCCATCCTTTTCTTTGCCTTATCTCTATTCTTTGCGCTACGAATACTGCAACGTCTCAGGCAGCAGCAGTTCTCTAGCAACCAAAACACGACTATCCACTCAGCGGACGAGAGCAGTGAATCGACGCATCCCGGAAAAGACAACCGACCTCTCTCGCAGAAACTGACCGACGGTTTCCGAATTCTTGGAACCAACCGTTTCCTTCTCGGTGCTGTATGTCTGATTTCAGCAGGCAACGTTGGCCTCGCCTTGAGCGACTCAATGGTTAGCGTGGTGATCCTGCGCGTGTTGGATCTTGGAATGCCATTTTTCGGCATCCTTGGAACGGTTTCCGCGGCAGTAGGGATCCTCGCCGCAGTGATCGCGCCCCGAGTCATGAATGCTATCCCTGTGCGAACGCTCTACATTTGGAGTTCCATCACGCAAGCAATCGTGGCGTGTCTGCCGATTCTGGCACTCCTCATCCCATCGTGGGCGCACACCCTCTTTCTCATTAAATCAGTGTGCTGGGCTTTTACCCTCACCATCGCCAACATCGCTGGGTTTTCATACGTAGCAAAAGCGGTGGATAAGAAGTACCTCGGCCGCACGAGCGCGGCAATGCGCATGGTAACGATGGGCACTGTCCCCTTTGCTGCACTCCTTGGAGGCGTTCTCGCCGATGTTGGCGCGATCACCGTCCCCCTCATTATCTGGCCAATATTCACCGCCGCGGCAGTTACCGCTTACATCGTCCTCACACGCCAGTCCGCTTAG